One window from the genome of Pyrobaculum ferrireducens encodes:
- a CDS encoding transcriptional regulator, protein MSLERILSAVRALIAKELVGGGLSVNETAKLLGLTPAAVSMYLSGKRGGELVEELAKDERVMALIKSHAAAFLDAARRGVRGPVDLTELAKVVSNILAQKSPKEQLEELIRARIRLEQETATRAMAYSYKVRNPLIRALFMQIASDSLRHAEILTMILDYLAGRLKAEEVDLGEEELEALAAEEGAMRESIAELYRVGDPVLRALILSIELDENKHFQLVKSLQLAAGQGKH, encoded by the coding sequence GTGTCTTTAGAGCGGATTTTGTCGGCGGTGAGAGCTTTGATAGCGAAGGAGCTGGTGGGCGGGGGGCTGAGTGTCAACGAGACTGCTAAGCTACTGGGCTTGACACCTGCTGCGGTTTCGATGTATTTGTCAGGTAAGCGGGGGGGCGAGCTTGTAGAGGAGCTGGCGAAGGACGAGAGGGTAATGGCGCTTATTAAGAGCCACGCCGCCGCTTTCCTCGACGCGGCGAGGAGGGGGGTTAGGGGGCCTGTGGATCTGACGGAGCTTGCGAAGGTGGTGTCGAACATTTTGGCGCAGAAGTCCCCAAAGGAGCAGCTGGAGGAGTTGATTCGGGCTAGGATCCGCCTAGAGCAGGAGACTGCCACCAGGGCTATGGCGTATTCATACAAGGTGCGCAACCCCCTCATAAGGGCGTTGTTTATGCAGATCGCCTCCGACAGCCTTAGACACGCCGAGATCTTGACTATGATTCTAGACTACCTGGCGGGGAGGCTTAAGGCTGAGGAGGTCGATTTAGGGGAAGAGGAGCTGGAGGCATTGGCCGCGGAGGAGGGGGCGATGAGGGAGAGCATAGCCGAGCTCTACAGAGTCGGCGATCCGGTTCTGCGGGCGTTGATACTCTCTATCGAGCTGGATGAAAATAAGCACTTTCAGTTAGTGAAGTCGTTGCAGCTCGCCGCGGGCCAGGGTAAGCACTAG
- the coaBC gene encoding bifunctional phosphopantothenoylcysteine decarboxylase/phosphopantothenate--cysteine ligase CoaBC, with translation MSEVEAIRGTYSQLLKAKRVVLLVSSGVSLYKSIDVARLLIRHGADVYTFMTPKAARLVSPHLFWWATGRKPVVRLTGAAEHVEICAKADVVLVAPATANTLAKLSLGIADNAALTCALAAAEAKTVVVPAMNLAMWNSTPVREAVERLGKRAVVVPPLVEEGKAKYPPPEEVVEYVIDATAPSDYTGVRVLVTAGPTHEHIDDVKYITTPSSGLTGYYFAREAAARGAKVTLVLGPSSIKPPPGVDVVRVTSVLEMHQAVVDRARQHDLFIFSAAPLDFYVEEKARGKIDSSLTHYHITLRQAPKAAQEVKRLNPNAVVIGFKAEHNVSREELVERARSRMESGGWDFALAHDVSKMGFGTLKDHYILIDKRGGVREIGPGHKRELARLVLTLARGELQRLH, from the coding sequence GTGTCTGAGGTAGAGGCGATTAGAGGGACATACAGCCAGCTACTGAAGGCGAAGAGGGTCGTACTCTTGGTATCCTCCGGCGTCTCTCTCTACAAATCTATCGACGTCGCGCGGCTACTGATCCGCCACGGAGCCGACGTCTACACCTTCATGACTCCAAAAGCCGCGCGGCTGGTATCGCCCCACCTATTTTGGTGGGCCACTGGGAGGAAGCCGGTGGTTAGGCTCACGGGCGCCGCGGAACACGTCGAGATCTGCGCCAAAGCCGACGTCGTTTTAGTAGCGCCAGCCACCGCCAACACCCTAGCCAAGCTGTCCCTCGGCATCGCAGACAACGCCGCATTGACATGCGCCCTAGCCGCGGCGGAGGCGAAAACGGTGGTGGTACCCGCCATGAACCTGGCGATGTGGAACTCCACGCCGGTGAGAGAGGCGGTGGAGAGGCTCGGGAAGAGGGCCGTGGTTGTCCCTCCGCTCGTGGAGGAGGGCAAGGCGAAGTACCCCCCGCCAGAGGAGGTGGTTGAATACGTCATCGACGCGACGGCACCCAGCGACTACACCGGCGTTAGGGTGCTTGTAACCGCCGGACCCACCCACGAACACATAGACGACGTTAAGTACATAACCACGCCGAGCAGCGGCTTGACGGGGTACTACTTCGCCAGGGAGGCGGCGGCCCGCGGGGCAAAAGTCACGCTGGTCCTCGGGCCCTCCTCCATTAAGCCGCCCCCCGGAGTAGATGTGGTGAGAGTCACATCTGTCCTCGAGATGCACCAAGCAGTTGTGGACCGGGCCCGGCAACACGACCTCTTCATCTTCTCCGCCGCCCCCCTAGACTTCTACGTAGAGGAGAAAGCCAGGGGAAAAATCGACAGCTCCCTAACTCACTACCACATCACCCTGAGGCAGGCCCCCAAGGCGGCCCAAGAGGTCAAGAGGCTAAACCCCAACGCGGTAGTCATAGGCTTCAAAGCTGAGCACAACGTCAGCCGGGAGGAGCTTGTGGAGAGAGCCAGGTCTAGGATGGAAAGCGGCGGCTGGGACTTCGCCCTGGCACACGACGTCTCCAAGATGGGCTTCGGCACCTTGAAAGACCACTACATACTCATTGACAAGCGAGGCGGCGTGAGGGAGATAGGCCCCGGACACAAGCGGGAGCTGGCGCGGCTAGTGCTTACCCTGGCCCGCGGCGAGCTGCAACGACTTCACTAA
- the speE gene encoding polyamine aminopropyltransferase, whose product MFTVAGPVTLLEPLSGNTSLLIKINAIYASKKSKYQEILIVETEDYGPALVLDGYIQSTYKDEAYYHEALVQPAMATHPSPQDVLILGGGEGATLREVLKHGTVKRAVMVDIDGDVVELSKKYLPLMHQGAFEDPRAEVRIEDGFVYVENALRRGEKFDVVIMDLTDPYSSDIAKQLYTPDFFNKIKRILRDEGVVVTQAGNSFFFPEAYDMVLNAVRENFPIVAEYNVWIPAFGYAVNYIIGSLVHDPKSLTADEIDRRLSQRGVKTLFYTGRTHIGLMNMPVFRKINRV is encoded by the coding sequence ATGTTTACAGTAGCCGGGCCCGTCACTCTGTTAGAGCCCCTCAGCGGCAACACCTCACTCCTAATTAAGATAAACGCGATATACGCCTCCAAGAAGTCTAAATATCAGGAAATCCTCATAGTGGAGACCGAGGACTACGGACCAGCGCTGGTGCTCGACGGCTACATCCAGTCTACATACAAAGACGAGGCGTATTACCACGAGGCGCTGGTACAGCCAGCCATGGCCACCCACCCGTCTCCACAAGACGTCTTGATACTAGGCGGGGGGGAGGGGGCGACGCTCCGCGAGGTGCTTAAACACGGCACAGTCAAGAGGGCGGTTATGGTAGATATCGACGGCGACGTGGTGGAGCTATCCAAGAAATACCTACCATTAATGCATCAGGGAGCCTTTGAGGACCCCCGGGCAGAAGTGAGGATTGAGGACGGTTTTGTATATGTAGAAAACGCCCTGCGTCGGGGCGAGAAATTCGATGTAGTGATCATGGACCTCACCGATCCCTACAGCTCAGACATAGCAAAGCAACTGTACACCCCCGACTTCTTCAACAAGATAAAGAGAATATTGAGAGATGAGGGCGTTGTCGTCACCCAGGCTGGAAACAGCTTCTTCTTCCCAGAGGCATACGACATGGTTCTAAACGCAGTTAGAGAAAACTTCCCCATCGTGGCTGAGTACAACGTGTGGATACCGGCCTTCGGCTACGCGGTGAATTATATAATAGGCTCCCTAGTGCACGACCCCAAGTCCCTCACAGCAGACGAGATAGACAGGAGGCTCTCCCAGAGGGGGGTCAAAACTCTGTTCTACACCGGGAGGACGCACATCGGGCTTATGAACATGCCCGTGTTTAGGAAAATAAACCGTGTCTGA
- a CDS encoding S9 family peptidase yields the protein MELLIKRALSVRSATTPRWGPGGVLYYLSDYTGVMQLWRFDGSQHDVVVPWDERVGDFRVASDGAVALASDRDGDEKWRIYIVDGGVYEVSTEGVNNLGAWSPDGKKLAFTSTRDSSTDFYLYIYDRAAGEVKRAAEMPGINVVEEWSEAGIFITHYETNLDSSIYLYRDGELRELTKHGGEALNHSPRYIGNGKVLFLTNADWEYVGVAQMDLATGSWKYLVQLDRDVEHFDVWGAYMLFAVNEEGRSGLYQMHMPSGLTYKLPTPPGVVTHLEYGRGVAAFSLSSINRGHEVYIFQGSVRQVTNSPKFGTPLDKLPEPRSVWYPSFDGRKIHANIYLPPGEPRGAVVYLHGGPESQDRPEFKPLVAALLSAGFTVAAPNYRGSTGFGKTFVHLDDLEKRWDAIRDVEAFAKWLREEGYLQKKPCVLGGSYGGYLTLMALATAPDAWACGVEIVGIFNLVTFLERTAPWRRRYREAEYGSLEKHKDLLLQLSPAAHVEKIQAPLMIIHGANDIRVPVYEAEQLAQRLRELGREVELLVLPDEGHVITKVSNRVKAYSRAVEFIAKHAG from the coding sequence ATGGAGCTTCTCATAAAGAGGGCGTTGTCTGTGCGGTCGGCCACCACGCCGAGGTGGGGCCCCGGCGGCGTGCTCTACTACCTAAGCGACTACACCGGCGTGATGCAACTATGGCGATTCGACGGCAGTCAACACGACGTAGTAGTCCCGTGGGATGAGAGGGTGGGCGACTTCCGCGTAGCCAGCGACGGCGCCGTGGCGCTGGCCTCTGACAGAGACGGCGACGAGAAGTGGCGTATCTACATTGTAGATGGCGGAGTTTACGAAGTGTCCACCGAAGGCGTTAACAACCTGGGGGCGTGGTCGCCGGATGGTAAAAAGCTCGCCTTCACATCTACCAGAGACAGCTCCACCGACTTCTACCTATACATTTACGACCGCGCCGCCGGGGAGGTCAAGAGAGCGGCTGAGATGCCCGGGATAAACGTCGTGGAGGAGTGGTCAGAAGCCGGCATCTTTATTACACACTACGAAACCAACCTTGACAGCTCTATATACCTATATAGAGATGGAGAGCTCAGAGAGCTGACGAAGCACGGAGGAGAGGCCTTGAACCACTCCCCGAGATACATCGGCAACGGCAAGGTACTATTCCTCACAAACGCCGACTGGGAGTACGTCGGCGTCGCGCAGATGGACTTGGCCACAGGAAGCTGGAAGTACCTAGTTCAGTTAGACCGTGACGTGGAGCACTTCGACGTATGGGGGGCCTACATGCTTTTCGCGGTAAACGAAGAGGGGAGGTCTGGGCTTTATCAAATGCACATGCCATCCGGCCTTACCTACAAGCTTCCGACGCCGCCTGGCGTAGTTACGCATCTAGAATACGGTAGGGGAGTAGCCGCCTTTTCTCTGTCGAGCATAAACCGGGGCCACGAGGTGTACATATTCCAGGGCTCAGTTAGGCAGGTTACAAACTCTCCAAAATTCGGCACGCCGCTGGATAAGCTCCCAGAGCCCAGATCTGTGTGGTACCCCAGCTTCGACGGTAGGAAGATACACGCAAATATATACCTCCCGCCGGGGGAGCCACGCGGCGCCGTTGTCTACCTACACGGCGGTCCGGAAAGCCAGGATCGCCCCGAGTTTAAGCCGCTCGTCGCCGCCCTGCTCTCCGCGGGCTTCACAGTCGCCGCGCCGAACTACCGCGGAAGCACCGGCTTCGGGAAAACCTTCGTCCACCTAGACGACCTAGAAAAGCGGTGGGACGCCATAAGAGACGTAGAGGCCTTCGCCAAGTGGTTAAGGGAGGAGGGCTACCTCCAGAAGAAGCCGTGCGTGCTGGGGGGCTCATACGGCGGCTACTTGACCCTAATGGCCCTGGCAACCGCACCCGACGCGTGGGCATGCGGCGTGGAGATAGTCGGCATATTCAACCTAGTGACATTCTTAGAAAGGACTGCCCCGTGGAGGCGGAGGTATAGAGAGGCCGAGTATGGCTCGTTGGAGAAACATAAAGACCTCCTCCTACAGCTATCCCCCGCCGCTCACGTGGAGAAGATTCAGGCGCCGTTAATGATAATCCACGGGGCAAACGACATACGCGTCCCGGTATACGAGGCGGAGCAACTCGCCCAGAGACTAAGGGAGCTAGGCAGAGAGGTAGAGTTGTTGGTGTTGCCAGACGAGGGCCACGTAATTACAAAAGTGTCAAACCGGGTGAAGGCATACAGCAGAGCCGTGGAGTTCATCGCAAAACACGCCGGGTAG
- a CDS encoding site-2 protease family protein — MAVSLAVLTLGFSISLSGRGIAGGINWAKVIYLLPYTAFVLLFAFLGHELAHRQVARRLGYYAMYQADYTLLPLAVIFPLLFGFIFAAPGAVVISPFRLYGRGDERRDVFFISAAGPLSNIAFAVLGIALFETIASQFWWFFAYINAWLALFNLLPIPPLDGSKMMRTNPAMWLPIIAVAALLVLWLW, encoded by the coding sequence ATGGCTGTGTCGCTCGCAGTCCTCACCCTCGGCTTCTCCATCTCGCTGTCGGGCAGGGGCATCGCCGGGGGGATAAACTGGGCAAAAGTCATCTACCTCCTCCCCTACACCGCCTTCGTCCTGCTCTTCGCATTTCTGGGGCACGAACTTGCGCACAGACAAGTGGCGAGGAGGCTTGGGTACTACGCCATGTACCAAGCAGACTACACACTACTCCCACTCGCTGTGATATTTCCGCTCCTCTTCGGGTTCATATTCGCGGCGCCGGGCGCCGTGGTCATCTCCCCCTTCAGGCTCTACGGCCGCGGCGACGAGCGGCGAGACGTCTTCTTCATCTCCGCGGCCGGCCCCCTCTCAAACATCGCCTTCGCCGTCTTGGGGATAGCCCTGTTCGAAACAATTGCGTCTCAATTCTGGTGGTTTTTCGCCTACATCAACGCGTGGCTCGCCCTATTCAACCTCCTCCCCATTCCGCCGCTGGACGGTAGCAAAATGATGAGGACAAATCCGGCCATGTGGCTTCCAATAATAGCGGTGGCCGCCTTGCTGGTGCTGTGGCTCTGGTAG